The Streptomyces durmitorensis genome contains the following window.
GCGGAATCCCCGGTCGAGGAGACGGGGCAGGTAGGCCTTGAGGGCTTCGATGGTTTGGGTGCGGTTGGCGCGGCCCTCGTACTCGGGGTACGTGTGCCGGCTCAGGACGCCGTCGTGGTGAAGGACGACGGCCCCTGTTCTGGCCTGGTCCAGGACAGTTGCAGAGATGTGCGCCGCGCCTGGGTTGGACCAGTCGCGCGGATCGATCGACCAGCAGAAGGGCCGCATTGCGAGATCCGCGCAGATCGTGAGTGCGGCAGGGGTGAAGTGTCCGTAGGGAGCGCGAAAGAGAGAAGGGCTACGGCCGCCGTGGACGCGGGCGACAGCCTCGTTGGTACGGGTGATCTGGCGACGGACTGCTGTCGTGGACAGCTTCTCGAGTTTGGGGTGGGACCAGGTGTGGTTGCCGAGCGTGTGACCGTCCGCAACGATCTGGCGTACGACATCGGGGTACTTCTCCACATTGACGCCAAGCACGAAGAACGTCGCCCGCACCCCGTGGCGGCGCAGGACCGCCAGGACCCGAGGGGTGTACAGCGGGCTCGGTCCGTCATCGAAGGTGAGGGCCAGAGTCATGGGGCCGGCGGCGATCTCGGATTCCGGAACCGGCCGGGGCCCGGGGCGCCCGTCAGCCGCTGATGGCCGGGCAGGCTGCTCGTGGCAGGGATCCGCGCTCTGGGCGACCGCACTCCGTGGGTAGCACAGGGGCAGCACAGCAGCGCTGCCAACGGCCAGAAAGCGTCGTCGTGTCGTGGCTGAGTGATCCATGGTCATCACCGCAGTGTCGCCCGCTTTCGCAGGCTCGAGGGCGAGACACGTCCAGAGGAACGCTGCTCAACACGTTCAACAGCCTCGCCGGTGAACAGCACGGATCCTCCGGCGGCCGGGGGCACTCGATGAGGCATGACACATACGGACACGGCAAGGTCATGCCCGGTCGAGACGAAGCAGGCCGGGCGAGTGGCTGACAACGACGGGGGACCAAGGATCATGAGCCGCATGAATCAGGCCACCGGCGCGGTGAGTGAACCTCAGAAACCCTCGGGGATGCCGATCCACAAGTACGGGCAGTACGAGCAGGTCGACATCCCCGACCGCACGTGGCCCGACAACCGGATCACGGTCGCTCCCCGCTGGCTCTCCACGGACCTGCGTGACGGCAACCAGGCGCTGATCGACCCGATGTCCCCGGCGCGCAAGCGCGAGATGTTCGACCTGCTGGTCCGCATGGGCTACAAGGAGATCGAGGTCGGCTTCCCCTCCTCGGGCCAGACCGACTTCGACTTCGTACGGTCGATCATCGAGGACGGCGCGATCCCGGACGACGTCACGATCTCCGTCCTGACGCAGGCCCGCGAAGAGCTGATCGCCCGCACCGTCGAGTCGCTGGTCGGCGCCAAGCGCGCCACCGTCCACCTGTACAACGCGACCGCGCCCGTCTGGCGCGAGGTCGTCTTCCGTGGCTCGAAGGACGCGGTCAAGCAGATCGCCGTCGACGGCACGCGCCTGGTCATGGAGTACGCCGAGAAACTGCTGGGCCCCGAGACGGTCTTCGGCTACCAGTACAGCCCCGAGATCTTCACGGACACCGAGCTGGACTTCGCCCTGGAGGTCTGCGAGGCCGTCTGTGACGTGTGGCAGCCCGAAGAGGGCCGCGAGATCATCCTCAACCTGCCCGCCACGGTGGAGCGTTCGACGCCCTCCACCCACGCGGACCGCTTCGAGTGGATGTCCCGCAACCTGACCCGCCGCGAGCACGTCTGCCTGTCCGTCCACCCGCACAACGACCGCGGCACCGCCGTCGCCGCCGCCGAACTGGCCATCATGGCCGGCGCCGACCGCATCGAGGGCTGCCTGTTCGGTCAGGGCGAGCGCACCGGCAACGTCGACCTGGTCACGCTGGGCATGAACCTCTTCTCGCAGGGCGTGGACCCGCAGATCGACTTCTCCGACATCGACGAGATCCGCCGCACCGCCGAGTACTGCAACCAGATGGAGGTCCACCCGCGCCACCCGTACGCGGGCGACCTCGTCTACACCGCCTTCTCCGGCTCCCACCAGGACGCCATCAAGAAGGGCTTCGAGGCGATGGGCGTCCGGGCCGAGCAGCAGGGCAAGACGGTCGACGACATCGAGTGGGCCGTCCCGTACCTGCCCATCGACCCCAAGGACGTCGGCCGTTCGTACGAGGCCGTGATCCGCGTCAACTCGCAGTCCGGCAAGGGCGGCATCGCCTACGTCCTGCAGAACGACCACAAGCTGGACCTGCCGCGCCGCATGCAGGTCGAGTTCTCCAAGATCATCCAGACGAAGACCGACAGCGAGGGCGGCGAGGTCACGCCGAAGGCGATCTGGTCGGCCTTCCAGGACGAGTACCTGCCGAATCCGGACGGCCAGGAGGACGCCCGGTGGGGCCGTTTCCAGCTGCGGTCCGGGCAGACCGCGACCGACAGGGACGGCCTGGACACGCTGACGGTCGACGCGGTCGTGGACGGCATCGAGACTGTCCTGACCGGCACCGGCAACGGCCCGATCTCGGCCTTCTTCGAAGCGCTGGCCGTGACCGGTGTCGATGCGAGGCTGCTGGACTACCAGGAGCACACGATGAGCGAAGGCGCGCGGGCGCAGGCGGCCTCGTACATCGAGTGCTCCATCGACGGCCAGGTGCTGTGGGGCGTGGGTATCGACGCGAATACGACACGCGCCTCGCTGAAAGCGGTCGTCTCAGCGGTCAACCGGGGCGCACGTCAAGGCGTTTCCGACTGAGCTCTTCGCTCACTCACCGTCCGGGGCAGCTTGAGCCCGCCGAGTGCGCCGCCACCGTCCGCCTGTTGACACCATGTGTCGAGGGCGGACTGATCCATCGCTCCCCAGTCCGGGGCTTCCTGTACCAGTGCCTGTCCCAGACTGCGGCCAAGGTCGACCATGGTGCGACCGGCGGCGCTGCGGTCGGCGTCGTACGTTCTCAAAGCGTCAGCCAGAGATCCTGGGTGCGTGGTGAGGGCGGACTCCAAGGCTGTGGCGTCTTGGAGCGCCTTGACGGTGCCGGCGCCGGTGTGAGGGCGGGCGACCGTGGCCGCGTCGCCCATCAGGAGGAGCCGGTCGGTGGTGTACTGCGGTGCGGTGAAGTCGTACAGCGGCTGGATGAAGAGTTCGTCGGGTGCCGTCAGACCCACCAACTCACCCCAGTAGGGCGGCAGATGGGTGTCGGCGATCTCGGTCAGGTGCGTGTGCAGGGCCTCGGTGACGGTGCCGGGCGGGAGGCTGGTGGGGTCGTTCAGGGCCAGGTCGAGACGCGTGGGCGGGGTGGTGAAGAGAACCCAGTTCACCCGGTGGCCGCCCGCGCCGTCCGGGATGCGGAAGGCGGTGAGCTGGCCGCCTGGGAAGACAGCGAAGACGCAGTCCTCGTCGGCCCACGCGGCGGGATCGGTGAGTCGGTCGGCCGGAAAGGCGCCTCTCCAGGCGAGGTAACCGGCGTACTCCGGACGGAGGTCGGGGCAGACGGCTCTACGAACCACCGAACGATAGCCGTCCGCGCCGATGACGAGATCGAAGTGCTCGGCCCGGCCTTCGGATCCGGCGGTCAACTCCGCGCCCTCTGGGGTGATGTCGATGCCGGTGACCGTGGTTCCGGGGCGAAACTGCGCCGAGTCAGGAACGCGACGGCGCAGTTCGTGCCAGAGCGGCCCCCAGGTGTACGTACGGAAGGGGAAGGGGGTGACAGCAACCTCGCGGCCCAGCGACGAGAGCCCGTCGCGTACGTACCAGCGGCGCCGGGTCAGCTGGACCCAGGGTGTATCCGTACCCAGGTATCCCTGCGAACTGAGTTCCCCGTGGCGGGAATTGTGCATGACCAGCCCGACGCCGCGGTCCGTCGGGCGGTCGACGGCGCGTTCGTACACGACGATCTCGCCGACGCCCCCACGATGGGCGGCGAGCGCCGCGGCGCACCCCGCGATGCTGCCGCCCACGACGGCGATTCTGATTCCACGTACTCCACGCATCCGGTCTTGCACTCTCTCCGGTCTCGCCTCCTCGCTGAGAGACGCTAGGTCGTGGCCCCCACGGTCTCCCACGCGGTGACACACGCACCGGGCCGGGCTGGATCGTCGACCGAGTGCTGGAAGATCACCGGCTCGCCCTCGCCTGCGCCTCCGTTTGTGCCGGTCAGGACGCGGGTGGTGATGCGGCACGTTTCGAAGGCGTACATCGCGCGACGGAAGACCGCGGTGACGCTGCGCACGGGGCGGCCGACAGCGATTCGCGCCACCTCCGGCGGAGTGGTGTCCCGGAGGAAAAGCCGTTCCCTGGACTGGGTCAGGAGTTCCACGAGCTCGCTGTACAGCCACTGATCGGCGACCTCGCAGTGGCTGCGGCACAAGGGAGTCTTCCAACTGACGGGCTCAAGGAGCTCCTTGCCCTCGGGCGGCTTGGCGGCCAGGACCTGGGCTTTGCGATCCGGCCGGTAGATCTCCTCCGGCCGGAAGAGGGCGAACAGGCTCTCGGGCAGAGTGCCGGGGACTCCAGTGAGCGACTGGCTGTCCACGACGGTCAGCAGGCGCAGGTCGGTCCGGATGGTGGCGACCTGCAGTGCGGGGTCGGTGCCCGCCTGGAGACGTGCGTGGATGTCGACGCTCAAACGCAGGTACGTCGCCGAGTCGCTGGCCTCTACACGGGCGCTGACTGCCAGCCAGTCGGCATCGCAGAAGCGCAGGTCCGGCAGGTGGGAGTCGAGGCGGACCATGCCGATGACGCACCCGGTGAGATGATCGTGCAGCATCCGGGAGTGGGGCACCAGGTACGCGGCGAACCACTGGGAGAGTGCGCTCATCGACAGGCCGAGCAGAAACCGGGGCCGGAGCTGGTCAGGACCGAACTGGGTCGGGTTGGTGGGGACTTCGAAGGTGATCTCACGGGGCGTGGCCGTCGGCATCGGCACGGTCAGCCTCCCGCGATGGCGGTGAGGAATTCGATGTCGTCGTCCTCGTGCAGGGGAGTGGTCAGGCCGGCGCCGCGGGACAGCTCGCCGTTGATGAAGACCCTGTGGGTGGCCCTCATCCGGCCTTCGCCGTCGCGCAGGATGGGGCGCAGGCGGGGAAACCGGTCTTCGACCTCGGCGATGGCGTCACCCAGGACGGGGGCGTGGCTGATGATGGTGCGCTCGTAGTCGACGAAGCGGAGAAGCAGGCCGGAGAAGCGGAGTGTCGTCATGCGGGGGTGTTGTCCTTTCGGGGTGCTCCGACGTGGCCGGGGCCGTCGGGGTCGGGCAGGGAGGTGGCGGCGAGAGCACCCAGGTTGACCTCGAGGAGGTTCTGGGTGCCTGCGGCAGCCACCAGTCCGGTGAAGTCGCGCAGGCAGATTCCGAAGTAGGGGTCGCCGTAGTAGAAGTGGCCGCCCAGGACCTGGAGCGACTCCTCCACCACGGAGCGGACACAGTCGGTCATGCGGTGTTTGGCCGCGGACACCAGCGGGTCGAAGAAGAGGTCGGCCTCGTCGTCGGTGGCTCGGCGCGCGGCCCGGTAGAGCATCGCCCGGGCGGTCTCCACTGCGATGTACATGCGGCCGAGGGCGGCTTGGACGTTGGGGAGATCGCTGAGCGGCTGGCCGTGTCGGACGGTCGTGCCGAGCCGGGCCGCGCTGAGTTCGACCAGAGCACGTGCCTGGCCGAGGGAAGCGCAGCAGACCGTCAGCCTGCGGGCGTTGAGCAGGCGCTGGGCGTGGCTGATGCCATCGCCGTCCGTCACGATCCGGTCTTGGCTCAGGGGCACGTCCCTCAGGTCGAGCGACGCGGGCCCTGAGGTGCGGTTGCCGACGGGGTCCAGGGCGTTGACGGTGACGCCGGGGTCTTCGCGGTGGACCAGGCAGGCGGCGATGTCCCCGGCCCCGTCGTTCGCGTAGACGAGGAAGACATCGGCAAGGAGGCCGCCGGTCGTGAACGCCTTGTGCCCGGAGAGCAGGTACCCGCTCTGAGAGCGGCGCAGGGTCGTGCGCATGGAGAACGCGTCAGCGTCCTCGCTGTAGGCCAGGGCGATGCCCAGCTCGCCGCGCGCGACGGGGATGACATAGCGGTCGGTCAGGTCCCTTCGGCCCGAGGCGAGCAGCGACTCGGCGATGATCGTGCGGGTGCCCAGGATCAGTGGGAATCCGTTCTCACGGCACAGGTATCCGATCCGTTCCATGGTGAGTGCCGAGGTCAGCGGGTCCATGGCTTCACCGCCGACCGCGCGGGGGAGGGAGAGGGCCTGCAGTCCCAGGGCGGCCGCCTCGGTGAAGTAGTGCTGCGGCACGGGCTCCCCCGCGGCGTCACGGGCGTCGGCACCGCGGCTCATGTCGGCCAGGAGAGGGCCCCAGCGGGCGTCGACCTCCCGGGCGGCCTTCTGTTCGGCAGGGGTGATCGACCACAGGCCCTCAGTCATCGCTCACACCGTTCCAGGTGTCGACGGGCCTGAGTTGTGCCTGAGTCGTTCTGACGGAGGCAGCTCCCGAAGCTCGCCCACATCGTGCTGTGTCTCTGCCGGAACCTCTCCGAGCACGTTCATTACCACCTTCCGCCGTACGCGGGTTTCTGTCTCCAGGCGAATCCCCGAACTACGCGATGCAGAACGGACAATCCGATGCGGAGGTGGTGAACGTGTTGAACGCGTCCGCACTGCGTCGGTTCCGCCCGCCGCGTGCTACACCCGGGACTGCCACTGAAGTCGGCAACGATGGAGCACGTCGTGCCGGTCGGCCACGGTCCAGCCCCGCTTCTCGGCGGTCTGTCGCAGCTCGCCGTCGGGTTCGAAGGCGACCGCCCGGCCCACCTTGTCCAGTACGTCGATGTCCGAGGACGAATCTCCCATGGCGAATGAGCTCGCCCAGTCGACGGAGGTCGTCCGGGTGATGTGTTCCAGGATCTTGGACTTGGCGCCGCGCAGAGCGGGAGCACGTTCCACGCGTCCCGTCAGATGACCGCCGGCCTGCGCCAAGGTCATGCCCCAGTAGCGCTTGATGCCCAACTGCCGTGCGGCCGGTCGCAGTACGTTGTCGGGACTGCCCGACAGAAGGCATACGGTCATCTGTTGGGCCTGCAGCCAGGTGACCAAGGGCTTCGCATGGCCGAAGACGTGGAGGCGGGACTTCTTCCACACCCGGTGAGCTAGCTCGTCCAGCGTCACGGCGCGCAGGCCGGTGACCGCTTGCCCATACGCTTCGTAGAAATCGCTCGCGCACTCGTCGTGGCTGATCACACCTGCCTGGTATCGATGGATCGCGTCGAGCGCGACTTCGGCAGAAGCGGTGTCGCACTCCGCCGTTCTGGCCAGAGCCTTGGCCATGTCCGCGGCGAGAAATCCGTTGAAGAGCGTGCCGTCCATGTCCAGAACTGCCAGTTTCACCGTCAAGGAAACACTCCCGAATCGTGGTGTCGATGTCAGGAGTTCGGTTTCCCGGGCGAATACACGGCATGGGCCGGTGGGGAGTTGAGGGTGTTGAACCTGTTGCGTATCCGATCGGCATCGGACGTGGACGCTCCCGTGCGCCCCGCACGCGTCCGTATGTCTGGATGGGACAGGGGAATATTCTTCCTGAAAACGCCAGGGGCGGCGTTCCAGGCCGGTCCTGCCGTCCGGCGGCAGGGCTTGAGGAGACCATTGGCGAGCAAACGCATTCCCAACGATCGGTTGCGGGCCTTGTTGGCCGAGGCGGAATGGACTTCTGCGAGTTTTGCGCGCGCCGTCAACAGAGCCGGTCGGGAGATCGGCCTGGCACTGTCGTACGACCGGACGTCGGTCGCACACTGGCTTGCGGGGTCGCGTCCACGTCGCCCGGTGCCCCAACTGGTGGCCGAGGTCCTCTCCCGAAGGCTCGGACGGACCATCACCGCTGTCGTGGCGGGCTTTCCCCATGACGGTGGGGAACGGGCCGGGCAGGCCGCTCCGCACAGCCGGGCGGGTGCCATCGCCAATCTGGCCGAGCTCACCAGCACGGACGCCGACGCCGTGCACTCGCGGCCCCTGCAGCAGTCCCCCTACCTGGCGGCTCCGAAAGCCGTGCCCCGCTGGCGCGAAGTGTCGCGGATGGCGGGGGCTGGTACCCGCCCGGCCGGGCCCAGGGCGGGGCAGACGGAAGTCGCCACGCTGAAAGCGGCGGTGCAGACATTCGCGAAGGGGCTGGACCGTCACGGCGGCGGTCATGCCCGCTCGGCTCTCTCGGCTTTCCTCGCCGATGACGTAGTTCCCTGGCTGAACAGACCGGCCAATGCCCAGGTTCATCAGCAACTGCTCACAGAGGCTGCCCGTCTGGCCTTCGTACGGGCCCGCCTCTACAGCGACAGCGGATTCCACGGCGCGGCACAGCTCTTCTATGCCGCGGCCCTCCGGCTTGCCAACGAGGCCGGAGACCGCAGCACATGGGCAGTGATCCTGAGAGGGATGAGTAGTCAGTCCCTGGCCCTCAAGCATCTCCGGGCCGCACTGTCCCACGCCGAGAACGCCTACGCCGCGCTGCCGGCGAAGACGTCACCCGCGTCCCGGTCGTTCGTTGCGGCTCAGCTTGCCGTCGCGCGCGCAGTCGCGGGCAGGCGCCGCGATGCGCTGTCCGCGCTGGAGGAAGCGGGCAGGAGCTGGGAGGAGAACGGTTCGGCCGCCGGGCCGTTCGGTGCGTATCCGCGGGCCGCGCTGGAGTTCCAGCGTGCGCAGACGCTGCGCGGGCTGGGCGACGTCAGAGGCGCGATCGAGGCGCTTTCCGTCTCCTCCGAGCACCGTAGGCCCGACGACCGTCGCGGTCACGCGCTCACCCATGCGGCCCGAACCAAGCTGTTGCTGCGGTCCGGCCACGTGGAGGAAGCCTGCGGAAGCTGGCGGGCGTTCCTGGAAACCGGGTCGGGACTGCAGTCGACGAGCACGGACCGTGCAGGGGCCGCACTGCGGCGGGAGTTCCTTCCCTATCGCTCGTACGCCACCGTCGGTGCGCTGCTGGCCAAGCAGCGCAGGAACTAGTGGCGGGTCGGGAGCCCGGATGACTGCCGCCCTCGTCGGGCATCACGGCTGGACATGCCGGGCCTCGAACCGCCCGCAGCCCAGTTCCAGCTCGAAGGTGACCTGCTGTCCCTCCGAGAGGACCCTCAGGTCGCCGTCGAAGTCCTCACGTTTGACGAAGACGGGCTCTCGCTGGCCGACCGGGACGATGAAGCCGTAGCCACCCTCACGGTTGAAGTACTGCACCAGTCCTTTGCACCTGTTCATCACGCATCCATTTCTGTGGTGAGGAATTGAACTGAAGGGTTGTCGTGCCCACTGATGACCGCTCGCCCGGGATCACCCCCGCAAGGTGAGGAAGTCATCGGCGGTGATCGCCATGCCGCGGCTGAAGGGCGCGTCCATGTCCCAGATGAGAAAGAGCAGGAAGGCGAAGAGCGCGCAGTACAGCACGGCCACGGTCAACTCGCGTGGCGTGCGCCTGATCTGGAGGGCGAAGATCATGCCGATCGATACCAAGGCACCCACGATCAGGCCGAACCAGACCACTGACGGCATGGTGGGCTCCGCGGCTCCACCCCGGTTGGTGCGGGCCTCATCGGCGAGCGCGATCTGATCAGCCATGGGCGCATACGCCTGGCCCTGCAGCTCGTCGCGTGGTTCGCTCCTGAGGACCGCGGTGCGCACCTGGCCGAAGAGTTGGTCTCCCCGGTCGCTGAGCTGCCCCTTGGCCGACATCTGCGGCCACTCCTTGTGCACGACATACGTGGCGTAGGAGTCGAGGCTCCGCTGAATTGCCTCCTGCCTGGCGGCGGGGAACACCTGGGCTCGCTCGGTGACCTCGTGCAGGGCCTGAACCTCGTTCTGTACGACGGTCTGGGCTTCCCCGCGCGCCTCCCAGGCCCCCGCGATGGCCAGGCCGAGAACGATGGCGTACACCACCCCGATCATCATCGTCATGTACTCGATGACATCCGGCGTCTGTGAGGGGTCGTCATCGGCTCTCACCCGCCGCTGGACGAGCCCGGTGATGACGTAGATGACTGCGCCGGCGGCGGCCATGGCGATGACCAGCCTGAGCCAGTACGGCATGTCTGTCTCCAACTCTGTGCGGTAACTCTGTGCGGTAACGGGGAACGTCGGGTCAGCTGCGGCCGCGGCCGGAGCCTCGTGCGAGTGCGGCAGCGGCGAGGACCGCGGGCACCACGAGCAGCAGTGCCGTCGCGGTGAGAGGCGGACCGCCGGTCTTCTTCTCCCCCCGCACGCCGTCGTAGGCGCGCGGGACGGAGGGCTTGGGAGAGGGCTTGGGGGAGGGGGAGGCAGGGGGCGGCGGCTTGGCCGCCGGGGTGTCGCGTTGTGGCGGTGGCGCCGGGGCCGGCGCGGGAGGTTCGGGTGAAGGCCTGACCGGCGGCTTCGGCGGTGCGGGTTTCGGCGGAGGGGGCGGTGCGGGGGTGGCCGGCGGGGGAGTCGGGGCGGTCGACCTGCAGGCTCGGCGTACCGCTTCACCCACGTCGTGGTCGCGGGCGACTTGGCCCAGCCCTTCAAGGTCCAGGTCGGTCCCGGCGCGGGCACAGGCGTCGGTGCTCGGCCGAGCCTGCGCCACGGGTGCCTGCACGGCGATCCAGCACACAGCGGTACAGATCAGAGCCGCGAGAGCGGATCGTGTGCGCATGAGGTGCTTGGGTCGCACATCGACGGAGAGCGGGGGCTCGCGACCGGCTTCTCCTCGGTGCGTTCCGGTTCCGGGCAGCGCGAATGGCCCATTCATGCGTTCTCCTTGATCATCAGCCGGTCACGAACTCCGTGAGCCTGTGCCGACTGTCTCGGACGCCTCGCGCGGCGAGGGGACGGCACGAACTGCGGCCGGTACGGCGAGGCCGTCCCCTCGGCGCGGGTGATTGCGTTCCGGATCCGGGTCCCTCAGGCGCGCGGCTGTGCTTGCGCCGCCCCGGATGTCCTGCCGGTCTTGTCGGACCCGTTGCCCGAGCGGGTCGACTTCTGCCGCGGAACCGTCTCGGTCACCTGCTGAAGGAGTTCCGCGATCTCGCTGTGGCCCTCGCGTTCCGCGTCCTGCTGCGGAGTGCCGCCCCATCGGTCGACGGGCGCGGGGTCGACCTCGTGCGTCAGAAGCAGCCGAGCCGCTTCGGTCCGCCCTTCGGAGGCCGCCAGGTGCAGTGCCGTTCGGCCGTCGTAGTCGGCTGCTCCGAGGTCGGTGCCGGAAGCGGCGAGTCGGCGTACCTCGTCCAGATCTCCCTGGCCCGCCGCCCAGCACAGTGCGACGACGCTCTCCACCGAACTCTGGTTGCGGCGCTTGCGCGGGTCCTTGCGCGTGGCCTGGGTCTCCACCGCGGCATGCGGGTGCACCTGGTACGTCTCGACGAGTTTGCGGCAGAGCTCGATGCCGCGGACCGTGTTGCCCAGCTCATCGAGCCGGGGCGACCAGACACAGATCCCCATGAGCTGCGGGACCACGACCATCAGTGCGCCGGACACGCCGCTCTTGGCGGGCAGGCCGATGGTGAAGGCGAACTCGCCGGAGAAGTCGTACATGCCGCAGGACGTCATCAGGGAGAGACAGTGCTGGACCGTCTGCTCGCTGAACACACGGTCGCCGGTGAGCGGGCAGACTCCGCCGTTCGCGAGCGTGCCCGCGACGATGCCCAGCATCTGGGCGTCGAGCTCGATGGAACAGCACTGGAAGTAGAACTCGAGTGTCTCCTTGAGGTCGGTGCTTTCGGGAAACGCCTTGCTCTCGCGCATCGAGTAACCCAGCGCGAAGTTGCGGTCCGCGGTGGCGCGTTCGGAGAGGTAGACCGCGTTGTTGAAGCCGGGGCGACGACCGCCGGAGAGCCGCTGCCAGGTCTGTGCGACATGGTCGAACCG
Protein-coding sequences here:
- a CDS encoding polysaccharide deacetylase family protein; translated protein: MTLALTFDDGPSPLYTPRVLAVLRRHGVRATFFVLGVNVEKYPDVVRQIVADGHTLGNHTWSHPKLEKLSTTAVRRQITRTNEAVARVHGGRSPSLFRAPYGHFTPAALTICADLAMRPFCWSIDPRDWSNPGAAHISATVLDQARTGAVVLHHDGVLSRHTYPEYEGRANRTQTIEALKAYLPRLLDRGFRFTTLAA
- the leuA gene encoding 2-isopropylmalate synthase, with the protein product MSRMNQATGAVSEPQKPSGMPIHKYGQYEQVDIPDRTWPDNRITVAPRWLSTDLRDGNQALIDPMSPARKREMFDLLVRMGYKEIEVGFPSSGQTDFDFVRSIIEDGAIPDDVTISVLTQAREELIARTVESLVGAKRATVHLYNATAPVWREVVFRGSKDAVKQIAVDGTRLVMEYAEKLLGPETVFGYQYSPEIFTDTELDFALEVCEAVCDVWQPEEGREIILNLPATVERSTPSTHADRFEWMSRNLTRREHVCLSVHPHNDRGTAVAAAELAIMAGADRIEGCLFGQGERTGNVDLVTLGMNLFSQGVDPQIDFSDIDEIRRTAEYCNQMEVHPRHPYAGDLVYTAFSGSHQDAIKKGFEAMGVRAEQQGKTVDDIEWAVPYLPIDPKDVGRSYEAVIRVNSQSGKGGIAYVLQNDHKLDLPRRMQVEFSKIIQTKTDSEGGEVTPKAIWSAFQDEYLPNPDGQEDARWGRFQLRSGQTATDRDGLDTLTVDAVVDGIETVLTGTGNGPISAFFEALAVTGVDARLLDYQEHTMSEGARAQAASYIECSIDGQVLWGVGIDANTTRASLKAVVSAVNRGARQGVSD
- a CDS encoding FAD-dependent monooxygenase, with the translated sequence MGGSIAGCAAALAAHRGGVGEIVVYERAVDRPTDRGVGLVMHNSRHGELSSQGYLGTDTPWVQLTRRRWYVRDGLSSLGREVAVTPFPFRTYTWGPLWHELRRRVPDSAQFRPGTTVTGIDITPEGAELTAGSEGRAEHFDLVIGADGYRSVVRRAVCPDLRPEYAGYLAWRGAFPADRLTDPAAWADEDCVFAVFPGGQLTAFRIPDGAGGHRVNWVLFTTPPTRLDLALNDPTSLPPGTVTEALHTHLTEIADTHLPPYWGELVGLTAPDELFIQPLYDFTAPQYTTDRLLLMGDAATVARPHTGAGTVKALQDATALESALTTHPGSLADALRTYDADRSAAGRTMVDLGRSLGQALVQEAPDWGAMDQSALDTWCQQADGGGALGGLKLPRTVSERRAQSETP
- a CDS encoding MoaD/ThiS family protein yields the protein MTTLRFSGLLLRFVDYERTIISHAPVLGDAIAEVEDRFPRLRPILRDGEGRMRATHRVFINGELSRGAGLTTPLHEDDDIEFLTAIAGG
- a CDS encoding acyl-CoA dehydrogenase family protein, giving the protein MTEGLWSITPAEQKAAREVDARWGPLLADMSRGADARDAAGEPVPQHYFTEAAALGLQALSLPRAVGGEAMDPLTSALTMERIGYLCRENGFPLILGTRTIIAESLLASGRRDLTDRYVIPVARGELGIALAYSEDADAFSMRTTLRRSQSGYLLSGHKAFTTGGLLADVFLVYANDGAGDIAACLVHREDPGVTVNALDPVGNRTSGPASLDLRDVPLSQDRIVTDGDGISHAQRLLNARRLTVCCASLGQARALVELSAARLGTTVRHGQPLSDLPNVQAALGRMYIAVETARAMLYRAARRATDDEADLFFDPLVSAAKHRMTDCVRSVVEESLQVLGGHFYYGDPYFGICLRDFTGLVAAAGTQNLLEVNLGALAATSLPDPDGPGHVGAPRKDNTPA
- a CDS encoding HAD family hydrolase, translating into MKLAVLDMDGTLFNGFLAADMAKALARTAECDTASAEVALDAIHRYQAGVISHDECASDFYEAYGQAVTGLRAVTLDELAHRVWKKSRLHVFGHAKPLVTWLQAQQMTVCLLSGSPDNVLRPAARQLGIKRYWGMTLAQAGGHLTGRVERAPALRGAKSKILEHITRTTSVDWASSFAMGDSSSDIDVLDKVGRAVAFEPDGELRQTAEKRGWTVADRHDVLHRCRLQWQSRV
- a CDS encoding cold shock domain-containing protein, which codes for MNRCKGLVQYFNREGGYGFIVPVGQREPVFVKREDFDGDLRVLSEGQQVTFELELGCGRFEARHVQP
- a CDS encoding DUF4239 domain-containing protein; this encodes MPYWLRLVIAMAAAGAVIYVITGLVQRRVRADDDPSQTPDVIEYMTMMIGVVYAIVLGLAIAGAWEARGEAQTVVQNEVQALHEVTERAQVFPAARQEAIQRSLDSYATYVVHKEWPQMSAKGQLSDRGDQLFGQVRTAVLRSEPRDELQGQAYAPMADQIALADEARTNRGGAAEPTMPSVVWFGLIVGALVSIGMIFALQIRRTPRELTVAVLYCALFAFLLFLIWDMDAPFSRGMAITADDFLTLRG
- the glsA gene encoding glutaminase A, whose product is MQASTHEEQASENSKGKSTDEDAYTSAYRAIFDAFDDDKSGTLSRNELLTHLAVMGIREDDPRLEGILAATEDGENEREMGFDEFVSLVKEHSGLIQRAMRGSLAVPDFEGLSADLDRMHREILPTRSGEVAGYIPQLARVDPEQFAISVCTVDGQRHSIGDSAVPFCVQSVSKTISYCLALEEHGVEPTHQHVGREPSGQSFNELTLNRTGRPHNPMINAGAIMSCALIRPEESLADRFDHVAQTWQRLSGGRRPGFNNAVYLSERATADRNFALGYSMRESKAFPESTDLKETLEFYFQCCSIELDAQMLGIVAGTLANGGVCPLTGDRVFSEQTVQHCLSLMTSCGMYDFSGEFAFTIGLPAKSGVSGALMVVVPQLMGICVWSPRLDELGNTVRGIELCRKLVETYQVHPHAAVETQATRKDPRKRRNQSSVESVVALCWAAGQGDLDEVRRLAASGTDLGAADYDGRTALHLAASEGRTEAARLLLTHEVDPAPVDRWGGTPQQDAEREGHSEIAELLQQVTETVPRQKSTRSGNGSDKTGRTSGAAQAQPRA